The following is a genomic window from Microtus pennsylvanicus isolate mMicPen1 chromosome 3, mMicPen1.hap1, whole genome shotgun sequence.
GTTGGAGTTGCAccgggtgtttttttgtttgtttgtttctttgctttaacTGCTCTGTCCTCAGCGCCTTCTAGAGAAGGAATTACTCTGTTGGTGGTCTCATCTGTTTTGCTCCCAGGCCTGTGTGGCACTATGCCATTGATGTTTTTCTGTCGGCTTAGTGGCTGTACATGAATCtgctgatattttaattattgtctGCTGCCTCATAGCTCCTCAGTCAGTACCTCACCAGCTAAGGCCTGGTGGGATATCTGATCCTGTGGCGTGGATATGTAGGTTTAAATTAAGTCTCTATCGTTCTACTTATCAATAACGCTCAGaagtcaaaggctggggtgaaaagcAACTAGATGACCTTGTTTTTTAGGTCAGAGAAATCTCAAGGGACGGGTCTCTTCCCTTGTCCCAGAACCAAAAGTACTCAAACTCTAGTCCCTGTAGtccctgctctctttccttcctgtggGTCTTCTCTATCCAAATTGCTGGCTCTGGTCAGCTAGTCACTAGTTCCACTCCGTGATTCAGCGTATAACTTTATTGGGAATTCTCGAATGCGATCAAAATATCCTACAACATCCCATTTGGATTTGATGGGACTGAAATGAGCCAGCATGTAAAGTCTCCCTCATGAGGCTGACACAAAACTACAGTAATAACGTCATGTTAAAAGCAGGAATGATCACAGGGTTTCTGTAGTTGAACCTGCGTTTGTGTTTGGAAATACATTTGCACCTGGCAGCACTTAGAATTACGGGCTAATTACAGATTAAAACCATTGAGCTAAACACAGAACTGATTAACTCATGCCAAAGGCAAGCCAAATGATCTACAGTGGTACAAAGTGTGTGAAAACGTCCTCTGACTGTGACTACAACTAACTGCCGAGAATGCTTTAGCTACACTCATCAGGAAATACAATCAGCATGCTACATCTCATTGATCAGATCAGATTTCATAGGGAAAAAAGTGTCCCGATCCCTATTCATATCCTGCCGTCTGGACAGATTGCAGGTGTAATGTGAAAGGGAAAGGTAATTGTTTTCATGCTCTTGGGAGTAGGTAGTAATTTCATACGAAGATCACAAAAGGGTAATcgtaagtaataaaaaattaaatgactgCACTAAAACTGTTTAATAAAATATACCACAGTGAAAGTCAGAATGGGAGGTTCCAGCCAGTGTTAATTGACAAATGATTAGTAGGCAAAAGACTTTACATAGAATATCTAAATGGCTACTGAACACAAGGAAGTCATCAGACAAATGCAAGTTGCCCACCCAAATGACTAAGATGCTGTAACCCCACTAGAACAGCCGGAATGTTTCCTGGGCTAATAAACACCTAGTATTGGCAAGAGCACAGGAAGAAGCACTCTCCTGTGCTGTTGGTGGGAATGTTAGTGGGTCCACTGTCAAGATCTTTTGGCAAGACTTCTAAAGAGCTGGGCACAaagtctccccaccccacccagcaaTTCCATATATGTGCAACAGAAGTATGTCATGGGTGATGCGCACCGCGGTATTCACGTGCTGTCTGAAACAGCACTACTGGAAACCACCCAGAAGGAAAGTCACTCGTGCTATATCCGTTGTCACAGTGCAGTGAGTTTACAGCAGGACAAATGAAGGAGTTATAAGTGAGTCTCACAGATACACTGAGGAATGAAGGAGTTGTGAGCGAGTCTCACAGatacactgaggaaggaaggagttgtgAGCGAGTCTCACAGatacactgaggaaggaaggagttgtgAGTCTCACAGATACActcaggaaggaaggagttgtgagtctcacagatacactgaggaaggaaggagttgtgAGCGAGTCTCACAGatacactgaggaaggaaggagttgtgAGCGAGTCTCACAGACAGatacactgaggaaggaaggagttgtgAGCGAGTCTCACAGatacactgaggaaggaaggagttgtgAGCGAGTCTCACAGatacactgaggaaggaaggagttgtgAGCGAGTCTCACAGACAGatacactgaggaaggaaggagttgtgAGCGAGTCTCACAGatacactgaggaaggaaggagttgtgAGCGAGTCTCACAGACAGatacactgaggaaggaaggagttgtgAGCGAGTCTCACAGatacactgaggaaggaaggagttgtgAGCGAGTCTCACAGACAGatacactgaggaaggaaggagttgtgAGCGAGTCTCACAGatacactgaggaaggaaggagttgtgAGCGAGTCTCACAGatacactgaggaaggaaggagttgtgAGCGAGTCTCACAGatacactgaggaaggaaggagttgtgAGCGAGTCTCACAGatacactgaggaaggaaggagttgtgagtctcacagatacactgaggaaggaaggagttgggagtctcacagatacactgaggaaggaaggagttgtgagtctcacagatacactgaggaaggaaggagttgtgAGCGAGTCTCACAGatacactgaggaaggaaggagttgtgAGCGAGTCTCACAGatacactgaggaaggaaggagttgtgAGCGAGTCTCACAGatacactgaggaaggaaggagttgtgAGCGAGTCTCACAGACAGatacactgaggaaggaaggagttgtgAGCGAGTCTCACAGatacactgaggaaggaaggagttgtgagtctcacagatacactgaggaaggaaggagttgtgAGCGAGTCTCACAGACAGatacactgaggaaggaaggagttgtgAGCGAGTCTCACAGatacactgaggaaggaaggagttgtgAGCGAGTCTCACAGACAGatacactgaggaaggaaggagttgtgAGCGAGTCTCACAGatacactgaggaaggaaggagttgtgAGCGAGTCTCACAGatacactgaggaaggaaggagttgtgAGCGAGTCTCACAGatacactgaggaaggaaggagttgtgAGCGAGTCTCACAGATACACCGAACAGAAGATGCCTGGTGGAAAAGATCCATTCTTCCTGTGGGACTTTTAACTGAAACTCTGCTTTCTTTGCGATATAAATCCTGTGGTCAGAAAATTCACCCCTTTAAAGTACACAATTCAGTAGTTTTAGTATATTTATAGGCTTGTGCATCCTTTATTAATCCCAGAACAATCTCATCACCTCCAAAAGCAGCACTGTTGCTGCAAGTAGTTAATTCCCAGTGCCAAGGATGCTTCTGATACCCACTTCCAAATCTTTTTCTTGTGCCTATGCTGTCACTAGTGGACACACAAGGGGCATTTTGGGTCACATAATTCTTTCTTGTGGAGTGCCAATCTGTTCATTCTAAGAGGCTGAACATTCTTGCTTTTCCCAACTAGATCTTAGTGGCAGCTCCACCTTTTCCACTCCCTAGGAAGTGACGATCACTACCACATGTCCCTTGGGGATCGAATTGGAAGTCAGGAAACAGGCTGCTGACTTTCATACTTGAGTAGGTTCATGCCAATGACCCTGTGAATATGCAAGTGAATATTTAGTTGgtgctaaaaaacaaacaaaaatctagtGGGTACTGCAACTGGCTTTATaaattcatttacatttaatttgTATGTTTAATTATGTTATCAAAATAGTTTCATCTGTTATTCTTAGTATATTGACATATTATCAAAATAAAGGCAAGACTGGAATCCATGAgaatattttcttccttgaaatGATGACTGATTTGAGTGTTACTTAGAATTAAGCAACAACAAAGTAGGGTAAGGCATGCTTTTAAGGATGGGTTTAAGCAAGTCGCCAGGATGCCACAAGCTTAAAGCCTAAAAAGAGACCTTCATTGATAAAAACGAAACCTTTAGATAGAAGCATCAGTATCAATCTTAATTCAACTCTGAGATAATCTAAGATGCTGTTAGGCCCGAAGCAAGTGCCTATATGTACACTCCTTTTACAATTCAAGTTATATAACTCTGTTCTAGTTGGGATCAATATAGTACAACAACTGCAAAGGAACGGGTTACTGAAGAACACAGCACTGAGAATAGCAAATTTAGCGCTACAGGTGCTAGGTTTGCTGTTAGTACTGACACTAACTAGGTGACTAAGAGGTTACCTAGTTCCCTGGAGTTCGTTTTCAAACACAACATTAAGGCATGGTGGGAAACAATGTGTTACATTAAGAGAGACAGTACATATTATAGTGAtattgtttatgatctaacaaagtttgcctgaagatcagagtgcaaagctagccacaccagtcagccatacaggccaggtagtggtggcacacacatttaatcccagcagccacactagttagccatagaagttgggtggtggtggcacacacctttaatcccaggatttgggagacagaggcaaagggatctctgttagttcaaggccaccttgaacTACttaagattgaatctgtctaaacacacagaggtgatcccagcacttgggatcacacacctttaatcccagcactagaggaatGTAAagcgggatgagacaggaactcactctctttttagtctgaagattttgtagaggtaagagctcgCTAGTaggtggctgctttgcttctctgatctttcagcttgaaccccactatctatctctgggtttttgttaatcATGCTACAACATATGAAAGCAACTTATTATCTATAGATTTTTAAGAATTGTATTAGTTTTACAAACTTACCTCAGTCAATTTGTTCAAGTCAGAATGATTCTTGAGCAGCTGTTTTGCATAAACAACCgatgttttgatatttttatcaaTTCTTTCCACTTCATTGAAAGCTGGAGGCTGAGAAGGCGCTGCATTCTGGGAAATACCTTCTGGATGTGATGAGGTATTCAAAAGAAGCCCATAGATGAATTGCCGGATGGGCTGAGCTATTCTGTGGGCATTTGGTCTCTGCATGTTTTCTACCTGTGTGTGAAGAAAGGTCCTCTGAAGCACCAGAGCATCACTGATGAAAGGTGGTAGCTGGCCTTTGGCTAAGGCTACTAGTACCCACTCTGGCAAGCCCAGATTCAAAGCGTCTGGACAGACATAAGTTCCATAGTAGAAGAAGTCCTGCAGCTTCACCTGGGACGGCTGGTACTCCTCCATGGAAGTGCAGAGATGTTCCTTAACATCTTCTCGGCCCTTTCTGGGGAGATGCTTCAGGACATTCTCCAGTGCTTCAGCGGGGTCATCAAAATGAGACAACCAGTTCAGAAGTCCCAGAACTCGGTGGTATCTCCTCCCCTTAGAACTAAGAGGAAGCCGTGCTTTGCTGATGAGTGTCTCTATGATGGGCAGATTAACGTGGTCATTTCCACACAGCACCGCAAAGAGAGGTAATAGAGTCTTGTTCATATTGCTGAAGTAATGGCAGAATGCATCGGGGGAAAAGCATTTGGCAGGAATATAGTAATCCTGTGTATTCTTAACAGTGTTCAGATTTCTCCACTGAAAACTATTCAGTGGGCAAAACCCACTTCTCAGGTCAAAAATGCAAAAGTCACTATCTGATGACAGCACAGGGCAATTCCAGTGATTGGCAAGTGTCATGATGTCCCGATCTGCTTCCGAGAAGCTCTGAACAAAACATACCTTAAGCCTGATCAAAACCTGTATAAACACTTCTCGGATGAGTAAGGGACACACATTCCCACCCCCGCCGACAGAAAGGGAATGGGCCGCCTGGATCTTCTCTCTAGCTCGATCCTTCAGAGTTGTAAGCTTCTTATCTGAAATGTCACATCCTCCATCTAATACAACATAGGGACAGATATGACAAGCGAACAGTGACTCAAAGAATCTCTGTACAACGTCTGCAAATGAATCATAGTCCCCTCCATACCGGAGTTCCAAGTTTGAGTTGAAGCAAAGTCGATGGAAAAGAGAATAGCCATCGATGATAATTTTTGTGTCCCTCAGTTTCAGATCAGTGAAGAACTCATTACTGTAATCTTCCACGAAACTCATGAGTCCTCTGATGCCCATGATGACTGAAAGAGCTGCctgggaaatgagaaaaaaaacaatttcagtGGACGGTGCTTCCAAAGGCCATTCCTGGTTGCTAATCTCACTGTATCTGGAACCAACCCAGACCCAAGCTGCTGGGTATACTGATAAAGGAATTGTTCTTAATTGGATCActggaggtgggaagacccacctttaatCTAGGCCATACCTTCTGGcagcagcctatataaaggataCAAAGTTCTTGCTCTTGGCCCACTTGCTCTAACTCTCCCTGGCAAATTCATTCCTTGCCTGGCGTTAGAGCCGACTTCTTCAGCATTCTGGAGGGCACTGAAGAGCAGCTGAGATATGcagtctcatggactgaacaactactgcaTTCTTGGGCTTTTCATTGCCACTGTTAGACTTTAAGTCCCTCTGCTAagccctgtgtgcatgtgtgtgtagacagatcCTACTACccgttctgtttctctagagaatcctgactaacaCAGTGCTCTCAGGGGCACCAGATCATCGCCTCAGTAGAAAATGAGACCTGCTCTTCGGATAAACTATATTGGCCGTCAGCATGTCTAGCTGAGCATTCACAAGGCACAAACCCAATTGCTTCATGGGGTTTGATCTTTGGTTAATGGTGGAGGCTACTCCTGGCCTCACTGGAACACCATGGTCACATCAACAGGAATTCTATGGATTCTGCTACTGGTATTAcgtttccatttttttgtttgtttgtttttttgttttttcgagacagggtttctctgtggttttggagcctgtcctggaactagctcttgtagaccaggctggtctcgaactcacagagatccgcctgcctctgcctcccaagtgctgggattaaaggcgtgcgccaccaccgcctggcttatgtTTCCATTTTATAAGGTGGAGTATCTGTTTGGTGAGGGTCAAGGTAAAAAGTCCTAACCTATAAAAATGACATCCTTATCAATGTCTTAAATCTCAGTGTTGGGCACATAAGGATCCAGTTTTTCTTATGGACCCTTCTTACAGGTCTTGAGTGTGGGGCCATTAGATGCAGTCTAGGGTAAGAAAAAGCAACCGCTTTATGCTTCTAAGACCCCCAACTATCCAATTTTAGCCCCAATTATTTACATCAGCGTCTGGCCTATCTCTGGCTAACGACTCATAGGACTGGTTGGTGCTACTGATTTTCCCTCTAGCTTAGTGTGGCACTATTACCAGCCTTGCCTTTCTTTAAAATTGTGAAATGTTTTTTCAGTCTTAGAATTCTTGCACTTTGATTTTTAGAGATGCTACGTAAAAATTCATCACCcagaattttttggttttggcaTCTGCCTACATTTCACCTCACTTCAGATCCACCTCAGTCGACACCTCTGCACTGAACAGTCATTTCTTTCCCGGTCTGTCGTGTGGTTTCTGCAAACTCACGACTAATGTGAGCTAATGACATGACCTTGCATTTGCTCAACAAATGCAAGCCGGGTAGGGCAAAGGTGCGCAAAAGACGTAGGATCTAATTGCTCATACACAGACCTCCTACCccaagccatctccagccctcgACCCACCTGCTGCTTCCTCCTGGCCCCCCACTTCCTTCATCAGCAGTCCAGGGTGGCCTGGCAGGCCCGCAGGTGAGTTGAAGACCACGAGCGGAAACCGGAAGTACCTGGACGTCACTGGGAAGCCTGGCTCAGAGAAGCTGAGGGCACTGCTGGTAGGGAAAGTGTTTTCGGGCCAGTGGCGGTAACTTGGTGTAGGATGAGGTGTTTGTCTCACGAGAGCGACCTCTTCCTCAGGGATTCTCTGCCCGCCACGCCCCGACCCTTCCCGCCGCCTCATAGGGTCCCACGCGCTTCCGCGGGCCTGGCGGCCCAATCCCGACTTCCCAGCAGCCCCCGCGCCGTCTCCGTGGCGACGGCGTCAAACAACCACGCCCGCCGAGGCAAAGAAGCTTTAGGCTGAGGCGTGGGCGGTCGCCGGTCAGGGACCGGGAAAGGTAACAAAAGTGGAGCTCGGGCAGCCGGGCCCCCGCAGCCCCCGGACCCTATTTCCCCTCGGAAGAATAAGCGCTCAGCCCCTCGATATACTTTTACCTGCTTTGCCAAAATCAGGGTTTATTTGTTGAAGAGACAGGAAGTTGTTCCTTTTACCTCAGGGTTAGCGTTTACCTCTCAGGTAAGATTTAGCAGAACCCGGTCAGGACCGCTTCCTAAAGTCTGTTATGTGGGCATAAACCACTCGGTCTCCACCGCGGTCAACACTTGCCTTTTCCTTGCCCTGTCCCAGTgggatgggtttttttcttaggAATGGTTAGCACAAAGTGGGCATCTCTCTGCTTTCTCCGAGTTTCccatcctgctttctttcctttttttttttttttttttgtctttggacCACAGTTGGTTTTCTAAACCCTTCTTTGCTCTCCAAACGTTTACTGATACTGTATATCAGCTGTTAGCGAGACACCAGGGATACAACGATAACATTTGTTCCCATCGCCCAAGTTCATCCACCGTCCTAGTTTCAGATCCACGCTGCCCTATATGTACACTGTGGTTATGGACAGAGCTGAGTCTGTGAGATTAGCCTGGAGGGGCTGCTTACACACTGCCGGGTTTATCTCTCCATTACAGATAGAAGCTATAGAACTCCATCTTGCGTTGGGTCCTTCACTAAACTTTAGTCTCCTCTCCACAATAAGGAAAATTATTAGTGATCCTCAAGGCTGTGGTTACGCCATACACTTTTCCAAACAGCTTACTTTTATCTAGAAATGACCACTTTTGTGGcaatcaaaaagcaaacaaggtACCTTTTAGAGGCCTACACTGTAGGTGCTGTAGATTTTTCTAACATTTCCATGAGGAGGAGTATCACTGTCACTGGAACTGGGTGAAACAGCAGATTAGTATATTCTTTAAAGAAGACAGTATTACAACCGGGCCTTATGCTTCTGTTTTGCAAATTTTCGTGTCTGATTGCCCTGGTAGGTTTTGTGGTAAATGCCAAGCCTAGAGGTCATCATTAATAACAGTACTTTTTCTTGATGAAATTGTTGAATATGAAAACTAAGGCCAATACATAGTATTCagcataaaatcattttcatacaaatttaaaacaaagcaaaattttcaagaaaacatttaacactTGGATGGAACAAGGGTATGTTCTGTGGAATATCTTCTCATGAAACGGTTCTGCTGTTCATCACTGCTGTATATTTCAAAGCTCCTTGAGGAATTATGGTTTTACCgataatatattcatattcagCTACTTTTAAAACGCAGCTTTAGGTTCGAGTTGTATTTTGTGACTTCTAATCCAAGGAGATAACTGCACCCagtataataaaaacagaatcaaACTTTGCTTAGgatgaaagggagaaaaaaaacactcCAAATTAATATTCCTTCACATATCTAGtttaataaactaaaaaaaacccTGTGATTTACTTTAGTCTACATGGAAGAAATGCAAAGGAAAGCAGACTATGCTAATTCCTGGTTTAAACCAGAGTAGACATAGAAGGGAGAAATCACCACAAGAAAGTTGATACAATCTGTGCATTAAGGGAAGATATGGTCCTGTGTTTGGATAATCTCTTTACATTGATGGGGAGTATACACATCTCAGAAGTCAGTAAAGTTTTGACTGTAAATCCAAGTAAGGCTGTCTTTATAAGAAAGTGCCTTCTAGAGTTTGCAGCATTttcaccacaacacacacacacacacacacacacacacacacacacacacgctaactGGTGTGATAACACAAGGTATGGTGCAGGTATCATTTTCAAAAGCTTATACTTTTTTTGTAGGAATCTTATAGCTGCCTTTAGACATGATCTGTGGATTTTCCATATTTCCGGCATCAGTCGCCACTTCCTGCTTGACTCTTTGACCACTAGCTGGGACTGTTTCTGTGGATAAACAAGCCAGTTTTAACTTGCTTGGAGCAATGCTGAAATTCCAAGAGACTAAGTGTGCGAGAGGGTGCACAGCCACTTCCAAGCATCCAGCTCCCTTGATTGCAAGAAGATATGTTCTTCAGCAGAAACTTGGCAGTGGAAGTTTTGGAACTGTCTATCTGGTGTCAGACAAGAAAGCCAAACAGGGGGAGGAGCTGTAAGTAATAAAATGTTCAAATCTGTGCATAGCCACAGGCTAGGCTGTACTTTATATGAAGCAAGAAACTGCTAATCATGGAAACATCCCTTCACTGGTTCCTCCTTAGATCCCCCATCCCATtttctttgaactcacagggttTTGCTCTAAAattgagctacactcccagccccaGGTAAGATtataaaaaacaacaataataatcacTTCAGATCCAGATAAAGTATTCAGATGATGCAGAGAAGGTGAATAGGGTAGATTATGTAAAAATGACTCTTTAATGCATACCACAGTCTCAGTGGCAATATGTCCCCACTGACCTTGGTCAGGACTTCTCTACCGAGAAAAGTTGAATTCTTCAAGATGATGACTGTTTTTAGAAAtgctacaaaatgaaaataaacaataattcaCATGCCAGATAAATGCCTGCTGAAGGAAAGACGGTATTTTCTTAGGCTTATTTGAAGAGCCCTCCAGAATCAGTAGTCAGAAGCTAGAAACTTAAAATGAATGGATCTTCTCATTCAAAATAGTTCACATTAATGGTACCCTTGTCACCTGTAATTTTGCTCAGACCCTGTAAACTCTGGAAAATTCTTGATACCATTGCTTGATCCTCTCTTACAGTATCCATTTTGGATTAATCTGTTTTCTATTTGTTGCAGTTTAAAGTTAGTTGGAACTGAAGTTAGGCTGGGATGGTGGTTCAGTTGACAAATGCTTGTCATGCAAGCTttgggcctgagtttgatccctaggacctcCACAAAAcaagctaggtgtggtgacaTGTATTTATAATCTCTGTGCTGTGGAGTCTGAGACAGATTGGTCCCTGGAGCTAGCTAGCCATCAGCCAAGCAAAATTGCCAAACTCctgtttcagtgagagaccttgtctcaaaaacaaggtgatTAGAAACTGAAGAACAATGACACCTAAAGTTGATTCctagtctttctttctctctctctctacacacacacacacacacacacacacacacacacacacacacgacagagagagagagagagagagagagagagagagagagagagagagagagagagagaaagggaggtaaCATGGAAGGAATATAAAACAAATGATGTACCCAAGAAGCTCTTTGCTCTGGAAGATCAAGTGTCTGTCCTAGtatgtaggcagaggctgcttgtttgttcccggctgcctggacctgaaataatcacacagaaactgtattaattgcaatactgtttggtcattagcttaagcatatttctagctagttctaacatcttaaattaacccatttctattaatctgtgaatcaccacgtgtttgtggcctaccagtaaggtttagtccagcgtctgtctcctgctacagctccatggcttctctttgactccgcctgctctctcctcctctatcggcttggaattcccgcctcaCTCTATTCTgtactgcaataggcccaaagcagcttctttattaaacaatggtattcatagcataaagagggggaatcctacatcacctccccttttctgtctaaataaaaaggaaggttttaactttaacatagtaatattacatacaacaaaacagttatcaaccaaggtttacagttacaatatttatatctacttcatcttttatcataactaagggaaaactataattataactgttCATCAACTCCGTGAAAGAAAGACTCAAGAAGGATG
Proteins encoded in this region:
- the Aste1 gene encoding single-strand DNA endonuclease ASTE1 isoform X2 codes for the protein MAILFSIDFASTQTWNSDGGCDISDKKLTTLKDRAREKIQAAHSLSVGGGGNVCPLLIREVFIQVLIRLKVCFVQSFSEADRDIMTLANHWNCPVLSSDSDFCIFDLRSGFCPLNSFQWRNLNTVKNTQDYYIPAKCFSPDAFCHYFSNMNKTLLPLFAVLCGNDHVNLPIIETLISKARLPLSSKGRRYHRVLGLLNWLSHFDDPAEALENVLKHLPRKGREDVKEHLCTSMEEYQPSQVKLQDFFYYGTYVCPDALNLGLPEWVLVALAKGQLPPFISDALVLQRTFLHTQVENMQRPNAHRIAQPIRQFIYGLLLNTSSHPEGISQNAAPSQPPAFNEVERIDKNIKTSVVYAKQLLKNHSDLNKLTELPLPRRRMLLLEALKVKQVVLEAIPTLLKLPIAVTCYWLQSTEAKAKLHHLQALLLGMLMEPLNAIINCPGEEDPQAGGAKVLYEELQRVKAPMLPGARLDLDTAHVFCQWQCCLQMGLYLNQLLCTPLPEPDLTQLYSGSLVHGLCQQLLASTSAESLLSMCPEAKQLYEHLFNATKSYAPAELFVPKTQSNSKKRRQKKKVASQSKNKVVTTSDSRHWYDRSNRFGLLMVESLEEHLETSELE
- the Aste1 gene encoding single-strand DNA endonuclease ASTE1 isoform X1; amino-acid sequence: MGIRGLMSFVEDYSNEFFTDLKLRDTKIIIDGYSLFHRLCFNSNLELRYGGDYDSFADVVQRFFESLFACHICPYVVLDGGCDISDKKLTTLKDRAREKIQAAHSLSVGGGGNVCPLLIREVFIQVLIRLKVCFVQSFSEADRDIMTLANHWNCPVLSSDSDFCIFDLRSGFCPLNSFQWRNLNTVKNTQDYYIPAKCFSPDAFCHYFSNMNKTLLPLFAVLCGNDHVNLPIIETLISKARLPLSSKGRRYHRVLGLLNWLSHFDDPAEALENVLKHLPRKGREDVKEHLCTSMEEYQPSQVKLQDFFYYGTYVCPDALNLGLPEWVLVALAKGQLPPFISDALVLQRTFLHTQVENMQRPNAHRIAQPIRQFIYGLLLNTSSHPEGISQNAAPSQPPAFNEVERIDKNIKTSVVYAKQLLKNHSDLNKLTELPLPRRRMLLLEALKVKQVVLEAIPTLLKLPIAVTCYWLQSTEAKAKLHHLQALLLGMLMEPLNAIINCPGEEDPQAGGAKVLYEELQRVKAPMLPGARLDLDTAHVFCQWQCCLQMGLYLNQLLCTPLPEPDLTQLYSGSLVHGLCQQLLASTSAESLLSMCPEAKQLYEHLFNATKSYAPAELFVPKTQSNSKKRRQKKKVASQSKNKVVTTSDSRHWYDRSNRFGLLMVESLEEHLETSELE